One window from the genome of Acidobacteriota bacterium encodes:
- a CDS encoding GTP-binding protein: MGKEKFDRSKPHVNVGTIGHIDHGKTTLTAALTKVASLKGWAK, translated from the coding sequence ATGGGGAAAGAGAAATTCGATCGGTCGAAACCGCACGTCAACGTGGGGACCATTGGGCACATTGACCACGGAAAGACGACGCTGACGGCGGCGTTGACGAAGGTGGCGTCGTTGAAGGGCTGGGCGAAGT